In Salinigranum marinum, one DNA window encodes the following:
- a CDS encoding transposase, with product MLEVHRTHRAKILNHSQVEEPLDRHGWSASKLWNVANYHSRQVWDETGEIPDHGDLKDELKGHTKYKGLHSQSSQRVLEELAEAFNSWDGKRKSDSRANPPGYRKKNYYDDHGNRVHEEHPRSTVTWKQNGIKHDTKNNRVRLSKGANHKEHPRAWEYILVEYETRPGVTVENLQQVRAVYDKAKGRWELHLVCKAEVETPNAPGEETAGIDLGICNFAAVAYSTEEADLYPGNRLKQDGYSFPKEIAKCDDSGGQEATRLHAKWSERRTHFFHSLAKHIVERCIEKGVCHINIGELAGVREEDDNNESKNWGRHGNLNLHGWAFDRFSNILEYKATVEGIEVVEVSERDTSKTCCVCGREDDSQRVERGLYVCEKCDAAFNADVNGAENIRLDINQSNSESSGQLSGDRSTGWLAQPGVYLHDLSRGFQPRTEVVDSKP from the coding sequence ATGCTGGAAGTCCACCGCACTCACCGAGCGAAAATCCTCAACCACAGTCAGGTAGAGGAACCGCTCGACCGGCACGGGTGGTCGGCCAGCAAGCTCTGGAACGTCGCCAATTACCATTCCCGCCAAGTGTGGGATGAAACCGGCGAGATTCCTGACCACGGCGACCTCAAAGACGAGTTGAAAGGTCACACCAAATACAAAGGACTGCACTCACAGTCCAGTCAGCGCGTTCTGGAGGAACTCGCTGAAGCCTTCAACTCGTGGGACGGCAAGAGGAAGTCAGACAGTCGAGCGAACCCGCCCGGCTACCGCAAGAAAAACTACTACGACGACCACGGCAACCGCGTCCACGAAGAACACCCCCGTTCGACGGTGACGTGGAAGCAGAACGGCATCAAACACGACACCAAGAACAACCGTGTCCGACTTTCAAAGGGCGCGAATCACAAGGAACACCCCCGAGCGTGGGAATACATCCTTGTCGAATACGAGACGCGGCCCGGAGTCACGGTCGAGAATCTCCAGCAGGTCAGAGCCGTCTACGACAAGGCAAAGGGACGCTGGGAACTCCACCTTGTCTGCAAAGCCGAAGTAGAGACGCCCAACGCACCCGGCGAGGAGACGGCGGGTATCGACCTCGGCATCTGTAACTTCGCGGCGGTCGCGTACAGTACCGAGGAAGCCGACTTGTACCCCGGCAATCGCTTGAAACAGGACGGCTACTCCTTCCCGAAGGAAATCGCCAAGTGCGACGACTCGGGGGGTCAAGAAGCCACTCGACTCCACGCGAAGTGGTCGGAGCGCCGTACTCACTTCTTCCACAGCCTCGCTAAACACATCGTTGAACGGTGTATCGAGAAGGGAGTGTGTCACATCAACATCGGAGAACTCGCTGGAGTCCGCGAAGAGGACGATAACAACGAGTCGAAGAACTGGGGGCGGCACGGCAATCTCAACCTGCACGGGTGGGCGTTCGATAGGTTCTCGAACATCCTCGAATACAAGGCGACGGTTGAGGGCATCGAAGTCGTAGAAGTGTCCGAGCGCGACACGAGTAAGACGTGTTGCGTGTGCGGTAGAGAAGACGACAGTCAGCGCGTTGAGCGTGGCTTGTACGTGTGTGAGAAGTGTGACGCGGCGTTCAACGCTGACGTGAACGGGGCGGAGAACATCCGTCTCGACATCAATCAAAGTAACTCCGAGTCATCCGGGCAGTTGTCCGGGGATAGGAGTACCGGCTGGTTGGCACAGCCCGGAGTCTACCTTCACGACCTCTCCCGAGGATTCCAACCTCGGACAGAGGTGGTAGACTCCAAACCCTAA
- a CDS encoding QueT transporter family protein — MREILTMWRDTRMIMLVAVVAAVYAAVLLPFKVFTILPGLTSVRPANVFPVIFGIMFGPAAAWGAAIGNLIGDVFGGTFGPGSIGGFLGNFFFGYVGYKMWGNLGPLSSGVEPDFRSKPFRQLVEYAIVAVAASTACAAIIAWVVDALGLVPFSVLAPIIVTNNTIAAVILGPPLLYLTYPRIKDMGLLYTDLLRDEDVTVSTPSRSQLAAFALLLTPLVWIGVGISLFGPSSTPQIAVGALLMVVFLAGAALGGERLSSIVGA, encoded by the coding sequence ATGCGAGAGATACTCACGATGTGGCGCGACACGAGGATGATCATGCTGGTCGCGGTGGTCGCCGCGGTGTACGCGGCCGTGTTGCTCCCGTTCAAGGTGTTCACTATCCTGCCGGGGCTGACCAGCGTCCGTCCGGCGAACGTCTTCCCGGTCATCTTCGGCATCATGTTCGGCCCGGCGGCCGCGTGGGGGGCGGCGATCGGCAACCTCATCGGGGACGTCTTCGGAGGGACGTTCGGTCCGGGCAGCATCGGCGGCTTCCTCGGGAACTTCTTCTTCGGCTACGTCGGCTACAAGATGTGGGGCAACCTCGGCCCGCTCTCCTCGGGGGTCGAGCCGGACTTCCGCTCCAAGCCGTTCCGCCAACTCGTCGAGTACGCGATCGTCGCGGTGGCGGCGTCGACCGCCTGTGCGGCAATCATCGCCTGGGTCGTCGACGCGCTCGGGCTCGTCCCGTTCAGCGTGCTCGCGCCCATCATCGTCACGAACAACACCATCGCGGCGGTCATCCTCGGCCCGCCGCTTCTGTATCTCACCTACCCGCGCATCAAGGACATGGGCCTGCTGTACACCGACCTGCTCCGCGACGAGGACGTGACGGTGTCGACCCCCTCGCGGAGTCAGCTGGCGGCGTTCGCGCTGCTTCTAACGCCGCTGGTGTGGATCGGCGTCGGGATCTCCCTGTTCGGGCCGTCGTCGACGCCGCAGATCGCCGTCGGGGCGCTCCTGATGGTCGTCTTCCTGGCCGGGGCCGCCCTGGGCGGCGAACGCCTCTCGTCGATCGTCGGTGCGTGA
- a CDS encoding energy-coupling factor transporter ATPase codes for MTADRTREIAAALKRVVFSYERDATLPSEAELRADRAPDDREGPVLRGVDLELPHGSFTVVMGASGGGKSTLLRTFNGIIPDFIDGSFDGDIEVLGRDATASRVSEMAADVGMVLQDYEAQLFGTSVETEVAFGPENLAVPPADIEGRIDAALELVGLSDLDRRREPSGLSGGQKQRLVAAGVVAMHPELLVLDEPTSDLDPKGTRDLLRVVATLTDDSADDTAIGADGWAGPETIVMVTHKIEEALLADRAVLLDGGRVAKQGPIETVFTDAEALRESRVAVPPLVEAFDRLGVSDDELPLLPGDAVERAREAGLSWTGHAAETPPAGTGRDPGAPLFSLEDVVYAYETDRGPVRAVDGVDLTVREGEVLALVGHNGSGKTTLAKHLNGLHEPDTGRVVYRDRPVREYSMGEIGREVGYVFQNPDHQIFAATVREEVAFGPENFGITGDALAERIDDAIETVGLEGLEEADPFALSKGQRQRVALAGILATDPEVIVFDEPTTGLDAAQQDRFMDLIARLNREESLTVVMVTHDMGKVATYASRVVVLDDGSVAFAGGVRELFADEDRLATHDLQPPHVVETANALRDGRGTPALSVDELVAGLGGPGATAAEDETTLDEPETTRDGDEALTREVSTDE; via the coding sequence ATGACGGCTGACCGAACACGCGAGATTGCAGCGGCGCTGAAACGAGTCGTGTTCTCCTACGAGCGGGACGCGACCCTCCCCTCGGAGGCCGAACTCCGCGCGGACCGCGCGCCGGATGACCGCGAGGGGCCGGTGCTCCGCGGGGTCGACCTCGAACTCCCACACGGCTCTTTCACCGTGGTGATGGGCGCTTCGGGCGGCGGCAAGTCGACGCTGTTGCGGACGTTCAACGGGATCATCCCCGACTTCATCGACGGCAGCTTCGACGGCGACATCGAGGTGCTCGGCCGGGACGCGACGGCGTCGCGCGTGAGCGAGATGGCGGCGGACGTCGGGATGGTGCTGCAGGACTACGAGGCACAGCTGTTCGGCACGAGCGTCGAGACCGAGGTGGCGTTCGGCCCGGAGAACCTCGCCGTTCCCCCCGCGGACATCGAGGGTCGAATCGACGCCGCGCTGGAGCTCGTGGGGCTGTCGGACCTCGACCGCCGGCGCGAACCTTCGGGACTCTCCGGCGGGCAGAAGCAGCGTCTCGTCGCCGCCGGCGTCGTCGCCATGCATCCGGAACTGCTCGTGCTCGACGAGCCGACGAGCGACCTCGACCCGAAGGGAACCCGCGACCTGCTCCGCGTCGTCGCGACGCTCACCGACGACTCGGCGGACGACACCGCCATCGGCGCCGACGGGTGGGCCGGTCCGGAGACCATCGTCATGGTCACGCACAAGATCGAAGAGGCGTTGCTCGCCGACCGGGCCGTGCTGCTCGACGGCGGACGGGTCGCGAAACAGGGCCCCATCGAGACGGTGTTCACCGACGCCGAAGCGCTCCGGGAGTCGCGGGTCGCTGTCCCGCCGCTCGTCGAGGCGTTCGACCGGCTCGGCGTTTCGGACGACGAACTCCCGCTCCTCCCCGGTGACGCCGTCGAAAGAGCCCGGGAGGCGGGACTCTCTTGGACTGGCCACGCGGCCGAGACACCGCCGGCCGGGACCGGCCGCGACCCCGGCGCGCCGCTGTTCTCGCTGGAGGACGTCGTCTACGCGTACGAGACCGATCGCGGCCCGGTCCGGGCGGTCGACGGCGTCGACCTGACCGTCCGGGAGGGTGAGGTCCTCGCGCTGGTGGGGCACAACGGCTCGGGGAAGACGACGCTGGCGAAGCATCTGAACGGCCTCCACGAACCCGACACCGGTCGCGTCGTCTATCGGGACCGACCAGTGAGGGAGTACAGCATGGGCGAGATCGGGCGCGAGGTCGGCTACGTCTTCCAGAACCCCGACCACCAGATCTTCGCCGCCACCGTTCGCGAGGAGGTGGCGTTCGGCCCGGAGAACTTCGGTATCACCGGCGACGCCCTGGCGGAACGGATCGACGACGCGATCGAGACGGTCGGGTTAGAGGGGCTCGAAGAAGCCGATCCGTTCGCGCTCTCGAAAGGCCAGCGCCAGCGGGTCGCCCTCGCTGGCATCCTCGCGACCGACCCGGAAGTCATCGTCTTCGACGAGCCGACCACGGGGCTCGACGCCGCCCAACAGGACCGCTTTATGGACCTCATCGCCCGGCTCAACCGCGAGGAATCACTGACGGTCGTGATGGTCACCCACGACATGGGGAAGGTCGCGACGTACGCGTCCCGAGTGGTGGTCCTCGACGACGGGTCGGTCGCCTTCGCGGGCGGCGTGCGAGAGCTGTTCGCCGACGAGGACCGCCTGGCGACCCACGATCTGCAGCCACCGCACGTCGTCGAGACCGCGAACGCGCTGCGCGACGGCAGGGGGACGCCGGCACTGTCGGTCGACGAACTCGTCGCCGGCCTCGGCGGTCCCGGCGCGACCGCCGCCGAAGACGAGACGACCCTCGACGAACCCGAGACGACGCGTGACGGCGACGAAGCGCTGACCCGGGAGGTGTCGACCGATGAGTGA
- a CDS encoding energy-coupling factor transporter transmembrane component T: MSDSPSLYIDGDTLLHRLDPRAKLALAAALFVGAYAFLDPVVVAVPLTLALLAVVLTGALANLLRLWFILVALFVVGLVVWPAFTPPAGPVVVDLPFIEITRRQLTASLARSLRIVSFIVTGVAFVSTTSNEEIVRGLRGLGVPYAFCFAVGTALRLFPTFLGAAGTVRQAQEARGLDLSASNPIERVRKFVPLLIPVFMTAFRNVQTQAMALEARGFDTQSDRTFYNEASFDAVDWAATGLSLVAIVGVAALALSGLG, from the coding sequence ATGAGTGACTCGCCGTCGCTGTACATCGACGGGGACACGCTGTTACACCGGCTCGACCCGCGTGCGAAGCTCGCGCTCGCGGCGGCGCTGTTCGTCGGGGCGTACGCCTTCTTGGACCCCGTCGTCGTCGCCGTCCCGCTCACCCTCGCCCTGCTCGCGGTCGTGCTGACGGGCGCGCTCGCGAACCTCCTGCGGCTGTGGTTCATCCTCGTCGCGCTGTTCGTCGTGGGACTGGTCGTCTGGCCGGCCTTTACCCCGCCCGCGGGGCCGGTCGTCGTCGACCTCCCGTTCATCGAGATCACCCGGCGACAGCTCACGGCGTCGCTCGCGCGCTCTTTGCGCATCGTCAGTTTCATCGTCACCGGTGTGGCGTTCGTCTCGACCACCTCGAACGAGGAGATCGTCCGCGGGCTGCGCGGCCTGGGCGTTCCCTACGCCTTCTGTTTCGCCGTCGGGACCGCGCTCCGACTCTTCCCGACGTTCCTCGGCGCGGCGGGAACCGTTCGCCAGGCACAGGAGGCCCGCGGGCTCGACCTCTCGGCGTCGAACCCGATCGAGCGCGTCCGGAAGTTCGTCCCCCTCCTGATCCCGGTGTTCATGACCGCCTTCCGCAACGTCCAGACGCAGGCGATGGCGCTGGAAGCCAGGGGGTTCGACACCCAGTCCGACCGGACGTTCTACAACGAGGCGTCGTTCGACGCCGTCGACTGGGCCGCCACGGGCCTCTCGCTCGTGGCCATCGTCGGCGTCGCCGCACTCGCGCTCTCGGGGCTCGGCTGA
- a CDS encoding adenosylhomocysteinase has product MSSQLRNEADATDDPLVWTRDHTPLLQSFGEEFGREQPFDGLTVAVVSHLEKKTGVLIETLHAAGATVLFAPSEPQSTHGDVVRFLDAQEGYEAFAEEGMSDEAFEAAQHALLEREPDVILDDGCELIAKAHDAHPEIARKVIAGAEQTTAGITRLEAMDREGVLAFPVYGVNDTPMKHFFDNVHGTGESALANVMISTNAMVSGATAVVAGYGYVGRGVARKLRGVGANTVVTEVDPRRALQAHTDGHRVMSMPEAAEIGDLFVTATGSRDIIRAEHFEAMQSGAKLANAGHFDVEITLADLEEMAERTWSPKAGITRYELPDGRHLDLLAAGRLVNLTGPYSQGHPAEVIDMTFAMMFMAAYDLVGRHTDLEPGLYNVPDRVDREVAERKLATLGIDIDEETESQREYSEDWRHGDSSF; this is encoded by the coding sequence ATGTCATCCCAGCTGCGGAACGAGGCGGACGCGACCGACGACCCCCTGGTCTGGACCCGCGACCACACCCCGCTGTTGCAGTCGTTCGGCGAGGAGTTCGGCCGGGAACAGCCGTTCGATGGGCTCACGGTCGCCGTCGTCTCCCACCTCGAGAAGAAGACCGGCGTCCTCATCGAGACGCTCCACGCCGCGGGTGCCACGGTCCTCTTTGCGCCCTCCGAGCCCCAGTCGACCCACGGCGACGTCGTCCGCTTTCTCGACGCCCAGGAGGGCTACGAGGCGTTCGCCGAGGAGGGGATGAGCGACGAGGCGTTCGAGGCGGCCCAGCACGCGCTCCTCGAACGCGAACCGGACGTCATCCTCGACGACGGCTGTGAACTCATCGCGAAGGCCCACGACGCCCACCCCGAGATCGCCCGCAAGGTCATCGCGGGGGCCGAGCAGACCACCGCCGGCATCACCCGGTTGGAGGCGATGGACCGCGAGGGCGTCCTCGCGTTCCCCGTCTACGGCGTGAACGACACGCCGATGAAACACTTCTTCGACAACGTCCACGGCACGGGCGAGTCCGCACTCGCGAACGTGATGATCTCGACCAACGCCATGGTCTCGGGGGCGACGGCCGTCGTCGCGGGCTACGGTTACGTCGGCCGCGGCGTCGCTCGGAAACTCCGCGGCGTCGGAGCCAACACGGTCGTCACCGAGGTTGACCCGCGCCGTGCACTCCAGGCGCACACGGACGGCCACCGGGTGATGAGCATGCCGGAGGCCGCCGAGATCGGCGACCTGTTCGTGACTGCGACCGGGAGCCGCGACATCATCCGCGCCGAACACTTCGAGGCGATGCAGTCGGGGGCGAAGCTCGCGAACGCCGGCCACTTCGACGTCGAGATCACCCTCGCGGACCTCGAGGAGATGGCCGAGCGCACCTGGTCGCCGAAGGCGGGGATCACCCGCTATGAACTCCCCGACGGACGACATCTCGACCTGCTCGCGGCGGGGCGGCTCGTGAACCTCACCGGCCCGTACAGCCAGGGCCACCCCGCCGAGGTGATCGACATGACGTTCGCGATGATGTTCATGGCGGCGTACGACCTGGTGGGGCGCCACACCGACCTCGAGCCGGGGCTGTACAACGTTCCGGACCGCGTCGACCGCGAGGTGGCAGAGCGAAAGCTCGCGACGCTCGGCATCGACATCGACGAGGAGACCGAGAGCCAACGCGAGTACAGCGAGGACTGGCGACACGGCGACAGCAGTTTCTGA
- a CDS encoding universal stress protein, producing MTTYVVGTHSVHTAATLCDYLGTRVGAGDTVVAVNSLSGGSATSSEDIRDGEDALNAVASRLGERCTVETHQYVRGNDPHEDLLEAVAEFDADELVIGVRKRNPTAKVVFGSTAQAILLNADVPIAVVPLVAVE from the coding sequence ATGACGACCTACGTCGTCGGAACGCACTCGGTCCACACGGCTGCGACGCTCTGTGACTACCTCGGAACCCGCGTGGGTGCGGGCGACACGGTCGTCGCCGTCAACTCGCTCAGCGGAGGGAGCGCCACCTCCTCCGAGGACATCCGGGACGGCGAGGACGCGCTGAACGCGGTCGCCTCACGCCTCGGCGAGCGGTGTACGGTCGAGACACACCAGTACGTCCGGGGGAACGACCCCCACGAGGACCTCCTCGAAGCCGTCGCGGAGTTCGACGCGGACGAGCTCGTCATCGGCGTCCGCAAGCGCAACCCCACGGCGAAGGTGGTGTTCGGCTCGACCGCGCAGGCGATCCTGTTGAACGCGGACGTGCCGATCGCGGTCGTCCCGCTCGTCGCGGTCGAGTAA
- a CDS encoding DUF7490 domain-containing protein gives MPRDRTLAAGAAGLVAVALLVAAVMPGVLADPTDEGPTRPGPVRIAETTIAPGTVSGETTVLHVQTRLDHRGNPTPNVSVRFRATDAESGFVAATETVEVGTLDEDGETPVETNLTVEREGGYRVEATVFRDGERIGSGGKTVSGLDALTPAYARTSVGFTDSEALPPVSFSVGSVDGDRTTLDLSATLTNRGNDASDDLRVQVVLRQADSNIVAARSEAAVGTIRPGRTETVDTQVTVPSEYNYYIDAVLWKDGVVVDTARSVANLDPTERISVNETEREVELRVEDFSESDDERPRPEATEARTVSTSAPGFGVGVAVAALFSIALLARRWGR, from the coding sequence ATGCCCCGCGACAGAACACTGGCGGCGGGGGCGGCCGGTCTCGTCGCCGTGGCCCTCCTCGTCGCCGCGGTGATGCCCGGCGTGCTCGCCGACCCGACCGACGAGGGGCCGACCCGCCCCGGTCCGGTCCGCATCGCCGAGACGACGATCGCCCCCGGCACCGTCTCCGGTGAGACGACCGTCCTGCACGTACAGACCCGTCTCGACCACCGCGGCAACCCGACACCGAACGTCTCGGTTCGGTTCCGCGCGACCGACGCCGAGTCGGGCTTCGTCGCGGCCACCGAGACCGTCGAGGTCGGGACGCTCGACGAGGACGGCGAGACGCCCGTCGAGACGAACCTCACCGTCGAGCGCGAGGGCGGCTACCGCGTCGAGGCGACCGTCTTCCGCGACGGCGAGCGGATCGGCTCCGGCGGGAAGACGGTCTCCGGGCTGGATGCGCTCACGCCGGCGTACGCCCGGACGAGCGTCGGCTTCACCGACTCCGAGGCGCTCCCACCGGTGTCGTTCTCCGTCGGCTCGGTCGACGGTGACCGGACGACGCTCGATCTCTCGGCGACGCTGACCAACCGCGGCAACGACGCCTCCGACGACCTCCGCGTCCAGGTCGTACTCCGCCAGGCCGACTCGAACATCGTCGCCGCCCGCTCTGAGGCGGCCGTGGGGACGATCCGCCCCGGTCGGACGGAGACGGTCGACACCCAGGTGACGGTGCCCTCCGAGTACAACTACTACATCGACGCCGTGCTCTGGAAGGACGGCGTCGTGGTCGACACGGCGCGGTCGGTGGCGAACCTCGATCCGACCGAGCGCATCAGCGTCAACGAGACCGAGCGAGAGGTCGAACTCCGCGTCGAGGACTTCTCGGAGAGCGACGACGAGCGTCCGCGGCCCGAAGCGACCGAGGCGCGCACCGTCTCGACGAGTGCCCCCGGCTTCGGCGTCGGCGTCGCCGTCGCGGCGCTGTTCTCGATCGCCCTCCTCGCCCGGAGGTGGGGCCGATGA
- a CDS encoding ZIP family metal transporter has translation MELPTESEERHAAPRVSRVGLGAFALLVALSAYAVSVGLWKLLGISWVAFAAMAGAGLVGRRSRDENPTALVWGYGLASGAMVTSAAVFLLPSAIGHHAQFGGFGVALGVLVGFGSHSIGHRLAHVEMPLDRTVAELSAHALAAGVVIGVVYGNMPELGLLLGLAIVSHKGPAGYAAAARLARKGGDTTTLLLPAVGVGLTAITAASLQLPAAPAVRGVVFGFATGIFLHVAMDFLPRCELGSEIHDALAVDGDAHALLDRLRLHAVGSTVLGGVAVFVAWLALA, from the coding sequence ATGGAGTTACCGACCGAGTCGGAAGAGCGACACGCAGCGCCGCGGGTGTCGCGGGTCGGCCTCGGTGCCTTCGCGCTCCTGGTCGCCCTGTCGGCGTACGCCGTCTCGGTCGGACTGTGGAAGCTCCTCGGTATCTCGTGGGTTGCGTTCGCCGCGATGGCCGGAGCTGGCCTCGTCGGGCGGCGGAGCCGCGACGAGAACCCGACGGCGCTCGTGTGGGGGTACGGCCTCGCCTCCGGCGCGATGGTCACTTCCGCGGCGGTGTTCTTGCTTCCGAGCGCCATCGGCCACCACGCCCAGTTCGGCGGCTTCGGGGTCGCACTCGGGGTGCTGGTCGGCTTCGGCTCACACTCGATCGGCCACCGGCTCGCACACGTCGAGATGCCGCTAGACCGGACCGTCGCGGAGCTGTCGGCACACGCGCTCGCCGCGGGCGTCGTCATCGGCGTCGTCTACGGCAACATGCCCGAACTCGGCTTGCTGCTCGGGCTGGCGATCGTCTCCCACAAAGGACCCGCGGGCTACGCCGCGGCCGCCCGGCTCGCACGCAAGGGGGGCGACACCACCACGCTTCTCCTCCCAGCCGTCGGCGTCGGCCTCACGGCCATCACGGCGGCGTCGCTCCAGCTTCCGGCCGCGCCAGCCGTCCGCGGCGTCGTCTTCGGCTTCGCGACCGGCATCTTCCTCCACGTCGCCATGGACTTCTTGCCCCGGTGTGAACTCGGCAGCGAGATCCACGACGCGCTCGCCGTCGACGGCGACGCACACGCTCTCTTAGACCGGCTCCGGCTCCACGCCGTCGGGAGCACCGTCCTCGGCGGCGTCGCCGTCTTCGTCGCGTGGCTCGCGCTCGCGTGA
- a CDS encoding SDR family oxidoreductase, with amino-acid sequence MDDSTVVITGGSRGIGAACVRAFAREGATVVACARNTGPIETLAAEFERVEAVRADVRDEYDVERLMETAARVGGTVDVVIANAGINHGTPGEMPLDREPYARFDDTLRTNVRGVFATVKEAVPHLADDARILVTSGSIAREAKPGMGAYAVSKAGAEALVRGFGTDLDQPVGVVDPGLVATDVTGGQGREADDVAPMFLWAATDCPAEELDGEVVDLRTWKKATR; translated from the coding sequence ATGGACGACAGCACGGTCGTAATCACCGGCGGGAGCCGGGGCATCGGAGCGGCGTGCGTGCGAGCGTTCGCGCGCGAGGGAGCGACGGTCGTCGCGTGTGCGCGGAACACCGGCCCGATCGAGACGCTGGCCGCGGAGTTCGAGCGCGTCGAGGCCGTCCGCGCCGACGTCCGCGACGAGTACGACGTCGAGCGGCTGATGGAGACGGCGGCCCGCGTCGGCGGAACGGTCGACGTCGTGATCGCCAACGCCGGGATCAACCACGGCACGCCCGGCGAAATGCCCCTCGACCGCGAGCCGTACGCCCGGTTCGACGACACCCTCCGGACCAACGTCCGTGGGGTGTTCGCGACGGTCAAGGAGGCCGTCCCGCATCTCGCCGACGACGCGCGGATCCTCGTCACCTCGGGGTCGATCGCCCGCGAGGCCAAGCCCGGCATGGGGGCGTACGCCGTCTCGAAGGCCGGGGCGGAGGCGCTGGTCCGGGGCTTCGGGACCGACCTCGACCAGCCGGTCGGCGTCGTCGACCCCGGACTGGTCGCGACCGACGTCACCGGCGGCCAGGGGCGCGAGGCCGACGACGTCGCGCCGATGTTCCTGTGGGCGGCCACCGACTGCCCCGCCGAGGAACTCGACGGGGAGGTCGTCGACCTCCGGACGTGGAAGAAGGCGACCCGGTAG
- a CDS encoding phytoene desaturase family protein, whose amino-acid sequence MDSVSDLSALDGASVVVVGGGFGGLSTACYLANAGADVTLLEKNEQLGGRASRLERDGFRFDMGPSWYLMPDVFERFFGHFDRTPSDYYSLTRLDPHYRIFFKDGDRVDMVPDLERNRETFESYEPGAGEVFDEYLRKSERNYEIGMEHFVYEDRSRLRDFLDLDVARNAWGLSLIGSMQDHVEKYFDHPKLQQITQYTLVFLGGSPQNTPALYNLMSHVDFNLGVYYPDDGLGGVVDGIVSMAEELGVDFHTDTPVSEIRGRTGAFVVRTETDEEFLADYVVSDADYAYTEQELLPPEKRQYSDAYWESRTYAPSAFLLYLGVEGDVDPLAHHTLVLPTEWDDHFEQIFDDPAWPDDPAYYLCVPSETDDAVAPEGHSNLFVLVPIAPGLEDTPSLREEYRDLVLDDVAEHTGVDLRDRIVVEESFCVSDFAARYNATQGTALGLAHTLRQTAIFRPPNASTEMDGLFFTGSFTQPGIGVPMCLISGQLTTERMAETIES is encoded by the coding sequence ATGGATTCGGTTTCGGACCTCTCCGCCCTCGATGGTGCGTCGGTCGTCGTCGTCGGGGGCGGGTTCGGCGGTCTCTCTACTGCCTGTTACCTCGCGAACGCCGGTGCCGACGTGACGCTCTTAGAGAAGAACGAACAGCTCGGCGGTCGTGCCTCCCGGCTCGAACGCGACGGCTTCCGGTTCGACATGGGGCCGTCGTGGTACCTCATGCCCGACGTGTTCGAGCGCTTCTTCGGTCACTTCGACCGGACGCCGAGCGACTACTACTCGCTCACGCGGCTGGACCCCCACTACCGCATCTTCTTCAAAGACGGCGACCGGGTCGACATGGTTCCGGATCTCGAACGCAACCGCGAGACGTTCGAGTCGTACGAGCCCGGTGCCGGCGAGGTGTTCGACGAGTACCTCCGCAAGTCCGAGCGCAACTACGAGATCGGGATGGAGCACTTCGTCTACGAGGACCGCTCGCGACTCAGGGACTTCCTCGACCTCGACGTCGCACGGAACGCGTGGGGGCTCTCGCTGATCGGGTCGATGCAGGACCACGTCGAGAAGTACTTCGACCACCCGAAACTCCAGCAGATCACCCAGTACACGCTGGTGTTCCTCGGGGGCTCCCCGCAGAACACGCCGGCGCTGTACAACCTCATGAGCCACGTCGACTTCAACCTCGGCGTCTACTACCCCGACGACGGGTTGGGCGGCGTCGTCGACGGCATCGTCTCGATGGCCGAGGAACTCGGCGTCGACTTCCACACCGACACGCCCGTCTCCGAGATCAGGGGTCGCACGGGGGCGTTCGTCGTCCGGACTGAGACGGACGAGGAGTTCCTCGCCGACTACGTCGTCTCGGACGCGGACTATGCCTACACGGAACAGGAACTCCTCCCTCCCGAGAAGCGGCAGTACTCCGACGCGTACTGGGAGTCGCGGACGTACGCCCCCTCCGCGTTCCTGCTGTACCTCGGGGTCGAGGGCGACGTCGACCCGCTCGCCCACCACACGCTCGTCCTCCCGACCGAGTGGGACGACCACTTCGAGCAGATCTTCGACGACCCCGCCTGGCCCGACGACCCCGCGTACTACCTCTGTGTGCCCTCCGAGACCGACGACGCGGTCGCCCCCGAGGGCCACTCGAACCTGTTCGTCCTCGTGCCGATCGCGCCCGGGCTGGAGGACACTCCGTCGCTCCGTGAGGAGTACCGCGACCTCGTCCTCGACGACGTCGCCGAACACACGGGCGTCGACCTCAGGGACCGGATCGTCGTCGAGGAGTCCTTCTGCGTCTCGGACTTCGCCGCGCGCTACAACGCGACCCAGGGGACGGCGCTGGGGCTCGCTCACACCCTCCGGCAGACGGCGATCTTCCGGCCGCCGAACGCGTCGACCGAGATGGACGGGCTCTTTTTCACCGGGTCGTTCACCCAGCCGGGGATCGGCGTCCCGATGTGTCTCATCAGCGGCCAGCTGACGACCGAACGGATGGCCGAAACAATCGAGAGCTAG